The proteins below come from a single Chryseobacterium nepalense genomic window:
- a CDS encoding thiolase family protein — protein sequence MKTAYIVKGFRTAVGKAPKGSLRFTRPDVMAATVIEKLMAELPQLDKNRIDDLIVGNAMPEAEQGLNVARLISLMGLNTDKVPGVTVNRYCASGSEAIAIASAKIQAGMADCIIAGGTESMSYIPMGGYKPVPETDIAKTNPDYYWGMGYTAEEVAKQYNITREEQDQFAFESHMKALKANQEGRFASQIVPIPVEYNFLDENQKIQSKKFDFSVDEGPRADTSLQGLAKLRPVFANGGSVTAGNSSQMSDGAAFVMVMSEEMVKELGLEPEARLVAYAAAGLEPRIMGMGPIYAIPKALKQAGLELKDIELIELNEAFASQSVAIKKELGLNPDILNVNGGAIALGHPLGCTGTKLTVQLLDEMRKRGNKYGMVSMCVGTGQGAASIFELL from the coding sequence ATGAAAACAGCATATATCGTAAAAGGGTTCAGAACGGCCGTTGGGAAAGCACCCAAAGGAAGTTTAAGATTCACAAGACCCGATGTAATGGCGGCAACCGTAATTGAAAAATTAATGGCTGAACTTCCGCAATTAGATAAAAACAGAATCGATGACCTGATTGTAGGAAACGCTATGCCCGAAGCTGAACAAGGCTTAAATGTGGCACGTCTGATTTCCTTAATGGGTTTAAACACCGATAAAGTCCCTGGAGTTACCGTAAACAGATACTGTGCATCAGGAAGTGAGGCGATTGCCATTGCTTCTGCAAAAATTCAGGCCGGAATGGCAGACTGTATTATTGCCGGAGGTACAGAATCGATGTCATACATTCCGATGGGAGGATATAAACCTGTTCCTGAAACAGATATTGCCAAAACAAACCCTGATTATTACTGGGGAATGGGTTATACTGCGGAAGAAGTGGCTAAACAGTATAATATTACGAGAGAAGAACAGGACCAGTTCGCTTTTGAATCTCATATGAAAGCCTTAAAAGCCAATCAGGAAGGCAGATTTGCCAGTCAGATTGTTCCGATTCCTGTTGAATATAATTTTCTGGATGAAAATCAGAAGATACAGTCTAAAAAATTCGATTTCTCAGTAGATGAAGGTCCGAGAGCTGATACGTCTCTGCAGGGTCTTGCAAAATTAAGACCTGTTTTTGCTAATGGTGGAAGCGTAACCGCCGGAAATTCTTCTCAGATGAGTGACGGAGCAGCTTTTGTGATGGTTATGAGTGAAGAGATGGTAAAAGAATTGGGTCTTGAGCCGGAAGCAAGATTGGTTGCTTATGCAGCTGCAGGATTAGAACCGAGAATCATGGGAATGGGACCTATATACGCTATTCCAAAGGCCTTAAAACAAGCAGGTTTAGAATTAAAAGATATTGAATTAATAGAGTTAAACGAAGCATTCGCATCGCAGTCTGTTGCTATTAAAAAAGAATTAGGCTTAAATCCGGATATTCTCAATGTAAACGGAGGAGCAATTGCTTTGGGTCACCCTCTTGGATGTACCGGGACGAAGTTAACCGTTCAGCTTCTTGACGAAATGAGAAAACGCGGAAACAAATACGGAATGGTTTCCATGTGCGTAGGAACAGGACAGGGAGCAGCAAGTATTTTTGAATTGCTTTAA
- a CDS encoding 3-hydroxyacyl-CoA dehydrogenase/enoyl-CoA hydratase family protein, producing the protein MKRRIKHVTVLGSGIMGSGIAAHFANIGVQVSLLDIVPFELTEAEQKKGLTKDDKAVRNRIASENFEKLKKASPALLYSPKFADRIKVGNFDDDLPKLKDTDWIIEVVVEKLDIKKSVYEKIEQFRKPGTLISSNTSGIPIHFLTEGRSEDFKHYFAGTHFFNPVRYLPLLEIIPTHDTLPEVIDFYMNYGAKFLGKTTVLAKDTPAFIANRIGVFSMMDLLHNVQKLGLTVSEVDKLTGPVIGRPKSATFRTADVVGLDTLVMVANGVRQSGAEANDFNDVFALPDYIQKMVDNKWLGSKTEQGFYKKVKNEGKSEIHGLNLDTLEYELQGKSSFPTLELTKTIDKPIDRFKVLIGGKDKAGELYRKSLGALFAYVSHKVPEISDEVYKIDDAMRAGFGWENGPFEIWDAVGVQKGVELAKDAGYEVSDWVKNVETFYKVNDEGQSIYVDKNSGEYNNILGQDAFIILDNIRKNKTLWSNSGAAIEDLGDGIINFEIRSKMNSLGGEVLDGLNRAIDLAEKEYDGLVIGNQGTNFSVGANLAMILMMAIEQDWDDLNMAIAYFQKSMMRVRYSSIPVVVAPHGMTLGGGCEMTMHADRVVAAAETYIGLVETGVGVIPGGGGTKELTLRTSREFHNDDVKNNRLRDAFMNIAMGKVATSAYEAYDMGILEHGKDIVAVDKRTQIKTAKMLAKSLAEHGYTQPIEQRVKVLGKDALGMFYVGTDQMLTGNYISEHDKKIADKLAYVMVGGNLSEPTVVTEQYLLNLERETFLQLCGERKTLERIQYMLQNGKPLRN; encoded by the coding sequence ATGAAAAGAAGAATCAAACACGTCACAGTTCTTGGTTCAGGAATTATGGGAAGCGGTATTGCAGCGCATTTTGCCAATATTGGCGTTCAGGTGTCGTTGCTGGATATTGTTCCTTTTGAACTCACTGAAGCGGAACAGAAAAAAGGTTTGACCAAAGATGATAAGGCAGTAAGAAACAGGATTGCCTCAGAAAACTTTGAAAAACTTAAAAAAGCGAGTCCTGCCCTGCTCTATTCTCCGAAATTTGCTGACAGAATTAAAGTTGGAAACTTCGATGATGATTTACCTAAATTAAAAGATACCGACTGGATCATTGAAGTAGTTGTTGAAAAACTGGATATCAAGAAGTCGGTCTATGAAAAAATAGAACAGTTCAGAAAGCCAGGAACATTAATTTCTTCCAATACTTCAGGGATTCCCATTCATTTTTTAACAGAAGGAAGAAGTGAGGATTTCAAACATTATTTTGCTGGAACCCATTTTTTCAATCCCGTAAGATATCTTCCTCTTTTAGAAATTATTCCAACTCATGATACACTTCCTGAAGTAATCGACTTCTACATGAATTATGGTGCTAAATTTTTAGGAAAAACAACGGTTTTAGCAAAAGATACACCGGCATTTATTGCCAACAGAATCGGCGTTTTTTCTATGATGGATTTGCTTCACAATGTTCAGAAATTAGGTTTAACCGTTTCCGAAGTTGATAAATTGACAGGTCCTGTAATTGGCCGTCCGAAATCTGCAACTTTCAGAACTGCTGATGTTGTAGGTCTGGATACTTTGGTTATGGTAGCAAACGGTGTTCGCCAAAGCGGTGCTGAAGCTAATGATTTTAATGATGTCTTTGCACTTCCGGATTACATCCAGAAAATGGTTGATAACAAGTGGCTGGGATCTAAAACAGAACAGGGCTTCTATAAAAAGGTAAAAAATGAAGGCAAATCTGAAATTCATGGGTTAAATCTTGATACTTTAGAATATGAACTTCAGGGGAAATCTTCTTTCCCGACGCTGGAATTAACCAAAACAATTGACAAGCCAATTGACCGATTTAAAGTATTGATCGGCGGAAAAGATAAAGCCGGAGAACTGTACAGAAAATCTTTAGGTGCATTATTCGCTTATGTTTCTCATAAAGTTCCTGAAATCTCTGACGAAGTTTACAAAATAGACGATGCCATGAGAGCCGGATTCGGATGGGAAAATGGCCCGTTTGAAATTTGGGATGCCGTTGGCGTTCAAAAAGGTGTGGAATTGGCTAAAGATGCAGGTTATGAAGTTTCAGACTGGGTTAAAAATGTAGAAACATTTTATAAAGTTAATGATGAAGGACAAAGCATTTACGTTGATAAAAACTCCGGTGAATACAACAACATTCTGGGACAGGATGCTTTTATTATTTTAGATAATATCAGAAAGAATAAAACACTTTGGAGTAATTCTGGTGCCGCTATTGAAGATTTGGGCGACGGAATCATCAACTTTGAAATCCGTTCTAAAATGAACTCTTTAGGAGGCGAAGTTCTGGATGGATTAAACAGAGCGATTGATTTAGCTGAAAAAGAATATGACGGATTGGTAATCGGAAACCAGGGAACCAATTTCTCTGTAGGAGCCAATTTAGCAATGATTCTGATGATGGCTATCGAGCAGGATTGGGATGATCTGAACATGGCAATCGCTTATTTCCAGAAATCAATGATGAGAGTTCGCTATTCCTCTATTCCTGTAGTCGTTGCTCCTCACGGAATGACGCTGGGTGGCGGTTGCGAAATGACCATGCATGCCGACAGAGTGGTTGCAGCAGCGGAAACATATATCGGACTGGTTGAAACCGGAGTCGGTGTTATTCCCGGCGGTGGAGGAACTAAGGAATTGACCTTGAGAACTTCAAGAGAATTCCACAATGATGATGTGAAGAACAACAGGCTTCGTGACGCTTTCATGAATATAGCGATGGGTAAAGTAGCTACTTCCGCTTATGAAGCGTACGACATGGGAATTCTTGAACATGGAAAAGATATCGTGGCAGTTGATAAAAGAACGCAGATTAAAACCGCAAAAATGCTGGCTAAAAGCTTAGCAGAACATGGTTACACACAGCCTATCGAACAAAGGGTAAAAGTTTTAGGTAAAGATGCGCTTGGAATGTTCTATGTAGGAACCGACCAGATGCTTACCGGAAATTATATCTCCGAACATGACAAGAAAATCGCAGACAAATTAGCCTACGTCATGGTGGGAGGAAATCTTTCCGAACCAACTGTGGTTACAGAACAGTATTTATTGAATCTTGAAAGAGAAACTTTCCTGCAGCTTTGCGGAGAAAGAAAAACATTGGAGAGAATTCAATATATGTTGCAAAATGGCAAACCGTTGAGAAACTAA
- a CDS encoding MarR family winged helix-turn-helix transcriptional regulator, protein MDNKKDKIENVDLILKQTWLAVSKMYTEMAQEHDSTAVQALTLLKIDPKEGTRSTNLGPKMAIEPTSLTRIIKLLEDNGYIYKEKTTTDKREVIIKLTDKGLQSRNMSKEVVVNFNKRIMEKIAPEKLETFKEVMNEIMKIATDLNNRK, encoded by the coding sequence ATGGATAATAAAAAAGATAAAATAGAAAATGTTGATCTAATTCTCAAACAAACCTGGCTTGCCGTTTCAAAGATGTACACTGAAATGGCTCAGGAACACGATTCTACGGCTGTTCAGGCACTCACTCTTCTTAAAATAGATCCGAAAGAAGGAACAAGAAGTACAAATCTTGGTCCTAAAATGGCAATTGAACCTACATCTTTAACAAGAATTATCAAGCTTCTTGAAGATAATGGATACATCTACAAAGAAAAGACGACCACCGATAAAAGAGAAGTTATCATAAAACTTACTGATAAAGGACTTCAGTCAAGAAATATGTCTAAAGAAGTAGTGGTTAACTTCAATAAAAGAATCATGGAGAAAATTGCTCCTGAAAAGCTCGAAACTTTTAAGGAAGTCATGAATGAAATTATGAAGATCGCTACGGATTTAAACAACAGGAAATAA
- a CDS encoding ABC transporter ATP-binding protein translates to MHLQIRQANLGYSKTLISNADTHLNLGEVCLLIGNNGVGKTTLIKSILHQIPLLKGEISINDKNIKELSAKEIAEQIAVVFSSSVIPQNYTVEDLISLGKYIYYPFYFELKKEDRDEVAHIIEKLDLVQYRHTPLRNLSDGNLQKAFIGRAITQNSPVIILDEPTTHLDEKNKIIILKTLRSLAKEHHKLILFSSHDWRLAKEFADKIWYVKDQNLYTGMVEDILLQHEELTRATLFEINPEFVPPHIIAPDVYKEMLFSLLQKNFRKDLSRFTFELQNKHWTISGFADIHQCESFEDIVILLKTIH, encoded by the coding sequence ATGCACCTACAAATCAGACAGGCAAACCTCGGTTACAGTAAAACGTTAATCTCAAATGCAGATACCCATCTGAATCTGGGAGAGGTTTGTCTGCTTATTGGAAATAACGGGGTCGGAAAAACAACTTTAATTAAATCCATTTTACACCAGATTCCGCTTCTTAAAGGTGAAATCAGCATTAATGACAAAAATATAAAAGAACTTTCGGCAAAAGAAATTGCAGAGCAGATTGCTGTTGTTTTCTCAAGTTCGGTTATTCCTCAGAATTATACGGTTGAAGATTTGATTTCATTGGGAAAATATATTTATTATCCTTTTTATTTTGAACTTAAAAAAGAAGACCGAGACGAAGTTGCACATATTATCGAAAAACTGGATTTGGTTCAGTATAGACATACGCCGCTCAGAAACCTTTCGGATGGAAATCTGCAGAAAGCATTTATCGGAAGGGCTATTACACAAAACTCTCCCGTTATCATTCTTGATGAACCGACAACACATCTTGATGAAAAAAATAAAATTATTATTCTCAAAACACTTCGTTCTTTAGCCAAAGAACATCATAAACTTATCCTGTTTTCTTCTCACGACTGGAGGCTTGCTAAAGAATTTGCCGATAAAATATGGTATGTAAAAGATCAAAATTTATATACCGGTATGGTGGAGGATATTCTTTTGCAGCATGAAGAACTTACCCGTGCTACGCTATTTGAGATCAATCCGGAATTTGTTCCGCCACATATCATTGCTCCGGATGTGTACAAAGAAATGTTGTTTTCATTACTACAGAAAAATTTCAGAAAAGACCTTTCCAGATTCACGTTTGAATTACAAAATAAGCATTGGACGATTTCAGGATTTGCAGACATTCACCAATGTGAATCTTTTGAAGATATTGTTATTTTATTAAAAACCATTCATTAA
- a CDS encoding iron ABC transporter permease, with protein MSDQFKILCLVLFLAILLAAIINLNTGFLSLDLQDFFTESANGQIAEIRVNRVLMMLLAGISIPTSGFLMQEYFQNPLAGPDILGITSVASLSVAFYIFFSHDLLIPEILQNSFLSFSAIGGSLLMMLIFLSVTKKLQNKSYLIIFGFLISAFSGAVVSLLQLYAENQSLKNYILWSFGANNMVSRNQIYVLSVLVSVGLWVCFKSIKPLIGNSLGTSYAQSLGVNLNQLKIFIIVASSLLSASVTAFLGPVLFIGIIVPHFCRLIYNPAKLWQQWILNMFLGMLIMLIFSIIAEKTQIPLNVISSVFGIPVILGMLLKQNKV; from the coding sequence ATGTCAGATCAATTTAAAATCCTGTGTTTGGTTTTATTTCTTGCCATTTTATTGGCAGCAATCATTAACCTGAATACGGGGTTTTTAAGTTTAGATCTTCAGGACTTCTTTACAGAATCAGCAAATGGCCAGATTGCGGAAATTCGTGTAAACCGCGTGTTGATGATGCTTTTGGCGGGAATTTCTATTCCGACTTCCGGGTTTCTGATGCAGGAATACTTTCAGAATCCTCTTGCCGGGCCGGATATTCTCGGTATAACTTCTGTGGCAAGTTTATCGGTGGCGTTTTACATTTTTTTTTCACATGATCTGCTGATTCCGGAAATTCTCCAGAACAGCTTTTTAAGCTTTTCTGCCATTGGAGGAAGTTTACTGATGATGCTGATTTTTCTTTCTGTCACCAAAAAACTTCAGAATAAATCTTATTTAATTATTTTCGGTTTTCTGATCTCTGCCTTTTCCGGAGCCGTTGTTTCTCTATTACAATTGTATGCAGAAAATCAAAGTTTAAAAAATTATATTTTGTGGTCCTTCGGAGCGAATAATATGGTTTCCAGGAATCAGATTTATGTCTTGTCAGTTTTAGTTTCAGTGGGTTTATGGGTTTGTTTTAAAAGTATAAAACCTTTAATCGGAAATTCGTTAGGAACATCGTATGCGCAGAGCCTGGGAGTTAATCTGAACCAGCTTAAAATATTCATTATTGTTGCTTCATCCCTGCTTTCCGCTTCGGTAACCGCTTTTTTAGGTCCTGTTTTGTTTATAGGAATTATTGTTCCACACTTCTGCAGATTAATTTATAATCCGGCAAAACTCTGGCAGCAATGGATTTTAAACATGTTTTTAGGAATGCTGATCATGTTGATCTTCTCAATAATCGCAGAAAAAACTCAGATTCCGTTGAATGTGATAAGTTCAGTCTTTGGAATTCCTGTGATTTTGGGAATGCTTTTGAAGCAGAATAAAGTATGA
- a CDS encoding TlpA family protein disulfide reductase, translated as MKKIILSTLFLISVFSCKKESAKTEDGMAVQDSASVSETTEAPAALKMYTAEQTSEFLGKKNDTLYVTNFFATWCGPCVKEIPHFKNKIQELKGKPVKITFVSVDSKTDWNTKVPQFVDAQGIRNNTVLLDGQLLGGDFFAANFKSWDGGAIPFTFMRRGDKTDETLGMISEEQLTEKINSLLK; from the coding sequence ATGAAAAAGATAATCTTATCCACCCTTTTCCTGATTTCGGTTTTCAGTTGTAAAAAAGAATCTGCTAAAACAGAAGACGGAATGGCTGTGCAGGATTCTGCTTCTGTTTCAGAAACCACAGAAGCTCCCGCTGCTTTAAAAATGTACACTGCTGAACAGACTTCCGAGTTTTTAGGTAAAAAGAATGACACCTTATACGTTACCAATTTTTTTGCCACCTGGTGTGGACCTTGCGTGAAGGAAATCCCTCATTTTAAAAATAAAATACAGGAACTTAAAGGAAAGCCGGTTAAAATTACATTCGTAAGTGTAGACAGCAAAACCGACTGGAATACAAAAGTTCCCCAGTTTGTAGATGCACAGGGAATCCGCAACAACACAGTTCTGCTTGACGGACAGCTTCTTGGAGGCGATTTTTTTGCTGCTAATTTTAAAAGCTGGGATGGGGGCGCAATTCCTTTTACTTTTATGAGAAGAGGTGACAAGACCGATGAAACTTTGGGAATGATAAGCGAAGAACAGCTTACCGAAAAAATCAATTCTCTTTTAAAATAA
- a CDS encoding flavin reductase family protein gives MEQQIYKGKLTKFHWLKITKKEELTKNTFSLEFEIPGNMKENFRFEAGQFVSIKFKSHDEDVIKDYSITSAPYEEKIALGIKINSSEGDAAELFRNYHVGDLLLISEPAGRFTLISKPSEFRTIVGFAAGIGITPILSHFKNILHNEPRTRLFLFFGNQSSEDMIYREQLDTLARNYGDRLQIFYFFSKEKQSNSLFHGRLDDKKLSLIINQILHLDDTDEESTIWDAVDEVLICGKGDMIKTLANACYHHGIPKNNIHFELFEEYNDDIYPVEKEFPVIENIDVEFSMLGKNYFTELPDNKERILQQLLIQKFAVPYSCKSGICGSCECILEEGEVELLENEYLTEKEEEKGHILACMSIAKSKKIKLNFDLS, from the coding sequence ATGGAACAACAAATCTATAAGGGGAAACTTACAAAGTTTCATTGGCTAAAAATAACGAAAAAGGAAGAACTGACCAAAAATACTTTTTCTCTCGAATTTGAAATTCCCGGCAATATGAAAGAGAATTTCAGGTTTGAGGCAGGGCAGTTTGTCAGTATAAAATTCAAATCTCATGATGAAGATGTTATCAAAGATTATTCGATAACTTCCGCACCTTATGAAGAAAAAATAGCGTTGGGTATAAAGATAAATTCATCTGAAGGAGATGCTGCAGAATTATTCAGAAATTATCATGTGGGAGATCTTTTGTTGATAAGCGAACCTGCCGGAAGATTCACACTGATTTCCAAGCCAAGTGAATTCAGAACCATTGTAGGCTTTGCAGCGGGTATAGGAATTACCCCTATTCTCAGCCATTTTAAAAACATCCTGCATAATGAGCCCAGAACAAGGCTTTTCCTGTTCTTCGGCAATCAATCTTCTGAAGATATGATTTACCGTGAGCAACTCGATACTCTTGCCCGGAATTATGGCGACAGGCTCCAGATTTTTTATTTCTTTTCCAAAGAAAAACAATCAAACAGTTTATTCCACGGAAGACTTGATGATAAAAAGCTGAGTCTTATCATCAATCAGATTCTGCATCTGGATGATACCGATGAAGAATCTACGATCTGGGATGCCGTAGACGAAGTACTGATCTGCGGAAAAGGGGATATGATTAAAACACTGGCCAACGCATGTTATCACCACGGAATCCCCAAGAATAATATTCATTTTGAGCTTTTTGAGGAATATAATGACGATATTTATCCTGTGGAAAAAGAATTTCCTGTCATCGAAAATATTGATGTAGAGTTTTCCATGCTCGGGAAAAACTATTTTACTGAACTTCCGGATAATAAGGAGAGAATATTGCAGCAATTGCTGATTCAGAAGTTTGCCGTACCGTATTCCTGTAAGTCGGGTATCTGCGGAAGCTGCGAGTGCATTCTTGAAGAAGGTGAAGTAGAGCTGCTGGAAAATGAATATCTTACGGAAAAAGAAGAAGAAAAAGGACATATCCTGGCTTGTATGTCTATTGCTAAAAGCAAGAAAATAAAGCTTAACTTTGATCTGAGTTGA
- a CDS encoding SanA/YdcF family protein: protein MLISVEIMILLICLANAWVFALTDGRTYNKISKIPPREVALVLGTSPKMRSGQSNPYFTKRMDAAALLYHHGKIKKILVSGEKSKGYDEPAAMKNYLIYQEGVPEEIIIEDPKGFNTYRSILRCKDVYKKDNVIIVSQGFHNLRALLFARNNNMNALGFDARDVTKPESYYRNQFREILARTVAVVYFALGISPD, encoded by the coding sequence ATGTTAATATCAGTGGAAATCATGATTCTGCTGATATGCCTTGCTAATGCCTGGGTTTTTGCCCTCACTGACGGGCGGACATACAACAAGATCTCTAAAATTCCGCCGAGAGAAGTCGCCCTGGTGCTGGGAACTTCACCAAAAATGCGATCCGGGCAATCCAATCCGTATTTTACCAAACGAATGGACGCGGCGGCATTGCTTTATCACCATGGAAAAATCAAAAAAATATTGGTGAGTGGTGAAAAAAGCAAAGGATACGATGAGCCTGCAGCCATGAAAAATTACCTGATCTACCAGGAAGGAGTTCCTGAAGAGATCATTATCGAAGACCCGAAAGGATTTAATACTTACCGCAGTATTCTACGCTGTAAAGATGTATATAAAAAAGATAATGTAATTATCGTGTCGCAGGGTTTCCACAATCTCCGGGCACTTCTTTTTGCGAGAAACAACAATATGAACGCCCTGGGATTTGATGCGCGCGATGTTACCAAACCCGAAAGTTACTACAGAAACCAGTTCCGGGAGATTTTGGCCAGAACGGTTGCTGTTGTTTATTTTGCATTAGGAATTTCTCCGGATTAG
- a CDS encoding BamA/TamA family outer membrane protein → MSCKHYKNSPQKYYKIISFATFVGLLYACSTTKKVPDGEYLLVQNNFEFEDKKTPFDGELKGYVQQKPNKRQFLFMPLSLWLYNAANPKYDTLLNEYMTYPNELRNQKLRDSLFIKYNMKSSVGKSLFFDRLYHNWGSAPVILDQTKTEKSAESIEKRLTYRGYWDAEVKFKHDLDSAAKKAAVTYFITHKDPTYIKEYYYNITDPAVKNIYQQKIRGSLIRQGQILDQTVLEKEVTRINDLMRDYGYYRFNNLGDEIYFVADSLKSRKQVPLTLEIHKDSLDSPYKVSTIGNIDVAIVDEVSDYPKNTKKDSLRGIRFHKVNNQYDSRAIWRAITIGNKQVYDQKKFDLTRRNLLAMNNFSILRSRDSLRHGGGAAPNDSIIDVMYVLKPLPKYELKLGTDVNYSQLLNLGVSPSVDLTTRNVFGGAENLSTSLSGTFGSIRSTKDINSRVLAYEISAQASLNFPRLLLPFDYYKLLPKRYSPTSSIVLGASVQNNIGLGRVNFNTGLNYLATVNDKVSHRLTIFNTQLSLTKNKDAYYDYFVNDDEIRREIFSDYFAFNPSLAQEFTAGQRTIDEVSRLITLDTQYVGTLDQQGADRFVAFVGTLINKDRQTQDVLISSFIYNFVYNEIGKKDYPNSFYFNGKVELAGNIFSIFNQKRNDGGVITSPERTIFGVPYAQFVKFDFDIRKYFKFNNNTLVLRQFVGLGIPYGNSSSMPVIRSYFNGGANDIRAWVPFGGLGPSDSQIDERVRTYITENLKLTTNIEFRVPFNETYEGALFTDIGNIWSLKNSNEAAADEFKLNKFLKQVGVGSGFGLRANIAYITLRLDLAYKMYDPNKPEGDRWRIKYFQPFKPTLNIAFGYPF, encoded by the coding sequence ATGAGCTGTAAGCATTATAAGAATTCTCCTCAAAAGTATTATAAAATTATATCATTTGCAACATTTGTAGGTCTCCTTTATGCTTGTAGCACCACAAAAAAGGTTCCGGACGGAGAATATCTGCTGGTACAAAATAATTTTGAATTTGAAGATAAAAAAACTCCATTTGACGGTGAACTGAAAGGATACGTACAGCAAAAACCCAATAAAAGGCAGTTTCTTTTTATGCCGCTCAGTTTGTGGCTCTACAATGCCGCCAACCCGAAATATGATACCCTTCTGAATGAGTATATGACATATCCCAATGAATTGAGAAATCAGAAATTAAGAGATTCTCTTTTCATTAAATACAATATGAAAAGCAGTGTCGGGAAAAGCCTGTTTTTCGACAGGTTATATCACAACTGGGGTTCGGCACCTGTAATTCTTGATCAGACTAAAACGGAAAAAAGTGCAGAATCAATAGAGAAAAGACTTACCTATCGCGGATACTGGGATGCAGAAGTGAAATTTAAACATGATCTTGATTCAGCAGCAAAAAAAGCAGCGGTAACTTATTTTATTACTCATAAAGATCCTACTTATATCAAAGAATATTATTATAATATCACAGATCCGGCCGTAAAGAATATTTATCAGCAGAAGATCAGGGGAAGTCTGATCAGACAGGGACAGATATTGGATCAGACAGTTCTTGAAAAGGAAGTGACGAGGATCAATGACCTGATGAGGGATTACGGATATTACAGATTTAATAACCTTGGTGACGAGATTTATTTCGTAGCCGATTCTCTGAAAAGCAGAAAACAGGTACCTTTAACCCTTGAAATTCATAAAGATTCTCTGGACAGCCCTTATAAAGTCTCTACAATAGGGAATATTGATGTTGCCATTGTAGATGAAGTAAGTGATTATCCTAAAAATACAAAAAAAGACAGTTTAAGAGGAATACGTTTTCATAAAGTTAATAATCAATATGATTCAAGAGCAATATGGAGAGCAATTACAATCGGAAATAAACAGGTCTACGACCAGAAAAAATTTGATCTTACCAGAAGGAATCTTTTGGCGATGAATAACTTCAGTATACTCAGATCAAGGGATTCTTTAAGACACGGAGGCGGTGCTGCACCGAATGACAGTATCATCGATGTAATGTATGTTCTTAAACCGCTCCCGAAATACGAACTCAAGCTCGGTACGGATGTCAACTATTCCCAGTTGCTGAATCTGGGGGTTTCTCCTTCCGTAGATCTTACGACAAGAAACGTTTTTGGCGGAGCAGAAAACCTTTCCACCAGTCTGTCGGGAACTTTCGGATCGATAAGAAGTACCAAAGATATCAACAGCAGGGTTCTGGCTTATGAAATTTCCGCGCAGGCATCTCTGAACTTTCCAAGGTTACTGCTGCCATTCGATTACTATAAATTGCTTCCGAAAAGGTACAGCCCAACTTCATCCATCGTGTTGGGAGCTTCAGTCCAGAATAATATCGGTCTAGGAAGGGTAAACTTTAATACGGGTTTAAATTATCTCGCCACCGTAAATGATAAAGTATCTCACAGACTTACAATTTTCAATACTCAGCTGAGTTTAACCAAGAATAAAGATGCTTATTATGATTATTTTGTGAATGATGATGAAATAAGAAGGGAAATATTCAGTGATTACTTTGCATTCAACCCTTCCCTGGCGCAGGAATTCACCGCAGGACAACGCACGATAGACGAAGTTTCGAGATTAATTACATTAGATACACAATATGTAGGAACACTCGACCAGCAGGGAGCCGACAGGTTTGTAGCCTTTGTAGGAACCCTTATCAATAAAGACCGCCAGACACAGGATGTCTTAATCTCTTCGTTTATCTACAATTTCGTGTATAATGAAATCGGGAAAAAAGATTATCCGAACTCATTCTATTTCAACGGGAAAGTAGAGCTTGCAGGAAATATCTTCAGCATTTTTAATCAGAAAAGAAATGACGGCGGAGTAATTACCAGCCCGGAACGAACTATTTTCGGCGTTCCGTATGCACAATTCGTAAAATTTGATTTTGATATAAGAAAATATTTTAAATTTAATAATAATACTCTTGTATTGCGGCAGTTTGTAGGTCTTGGGATTCCTTACGGAAACTCTTCCAGTATGCCGGTGATCAGGTCCTATTTTAACGGAGGAGCCAATGATATCAGGGCGTGGGTTCCTTTTGGCGGACTTGGTCCTTCAGATTCACAAATTGACGAACGCGTACGTACTTATATTACGGAAAATCTGAAACTTACTACCAATATTGAATTCAGGGTTCCATTTAACGAAACCTACGAAGGAGCACTTTTCACCGACATCGGTAATATCTGGTCTTTAAAAAACTCTAATGAAGCTGCTGCGGATGAATTTAAGCTTAATAAATTCCTAAAACAGGTTGGTGTTGGAAGTGGTTTCGGGTTAAGGGCAAATATTGCTTATATCACTTTAAGACTTGACCTCGCATATAAAATGTATGATCCTAATAAACCTGAAGGCGACCGATGGAGAATAAAGTACTTCCAGCCGTTTAAACCAACATTGAATATTGCATTCGGATATCCGTTCTAA